One stretch of Pseudomonas fragi DNA includes these proteins:
- a CDS encoding efflux RND transporter permease subunit — protein MGFNLSAWALRNRQIVLFLMLLLAIVGGLSYTKLGQSEDPPFTFKAMVIRTLWPGATAEEVSRQVTERIEKKLMETGEYERIVSFSRPGESQVTFMARDSMHSDQIPELWYQVRKKISDIRHTLPPDAQGPFYNDEFGTTFGNIYSLSGEGYDYAVLKDYADRIQIQLQRVKDVGKVELLGLQDEKIWIELSNLKLATLGLPLAAVQKALEEQNAVSTAGFFETPTERVQLRVSGNFKTVEEIERFPIRVGERTLRISDVADVRRGFNDPPAPRMRFMGQDAIGLAVAMKDGGDILVLGKALDAEFERIQKNLPAGMQLGKVSDQPAAVKTSVGEFVQVLVEALVIVLLVSFFSLGVRTGMVVALTIPLVLAMTFAAMHYFGIGLHKISLGALVLALGLLVDDAIIAVEMMAIKMEQGYDRLKAASFAWTSTAFPMLTGTLITAAGFLPIAMAQSSTGEYTRSIFQVVTIALLASWVAAVVFVPYLGALLLPDLAKIHAAKHGTGAGVPDPYATPFYQRVRRLVEWCVTRRKTVIALTALVFVGSVVLFKFVPQQFFPASSRLELMVDMKLAEGASLSNTTDQVKQLEALLKDHPGIENYVAYAGTGSPRYYLPLDQQLPAASFAQFVVLAKTIEDRESLRTWLIDTLNEQFPTIRSRVTRLENGPPVGYPVQFRVTGEHIEEVRALARKVAAQVRGNPHVVNVHLDWEEPSKVVNLNIDQDRARALGVSTANLSRFLQSTLLGSTVSQYREDNELIEILLRGTPQERTELALLPSLAVPTDNGQSVALSQIATLEYGFEEGIIWHRNRLPTVTVRADIYGKEQPATLVQQILPTLEGVRAELPDGYLLEVGGTVEDSTRGQDSVKAGVPLFIVVVLTLLMVQLRSFSRMVMVFLTAPLGLIGVTLFLLLFGKPFGFVAMLGTIALSGMIMRNSVILVDQIEQDKAAGLDPWRAVIEATVRRFRPIVLTALAAVLAMIPLSRSVFFGPMAVAIMGGLIVATVLTLLFLPALYAAWFKVRKV, from the coding sequence ATGGGTTTCAACCTTTCCGCATGGGCGTTGCGCAATCGCCAGATCGTCCTGTTCCTGATGCTGTTGCTGGCAATTGTCGGCGGGCTTTCCTACACAAAACTGGGGCAGAGCGAAGATCCGCCGTTTACCTTCAAGGCGATGGTGATCCGTACCCTGTGGCCGGGCGCCACGGCTGAAGAAGTCTCGCGTCAGGTCACCGAACGAATCGAGAAGAAACTGATGGAAACCGGCGAGTACGAGCGCATTGTCTCGTTCTCGCGCCCCGGCGAATCGCAAGTGACCTTTATGGCCCGCGATTCGATGCATTCCGATCAGATACCCGAGCTGTGGTATCAGGTTCGCAAAAAGATCAGTGATATACGTCACACGTTGCCGCCGGATGCTCAGGGGCCGTTTTACAACGATGAATTCGGCACCACTTTCGGCAATATCTACAGCCTGAGCGGGGAAGGTTACGACTACGCAGTGCTCAAGGACTACGCCGACCGTATCCAGATCCAGCTGCAGCGGGTCAAGGATGTGGGCAAGGTCGAGTTGCTGGGCCTACAGGACGAAAAAATCTGGATCGAGCTGTCCAACCTCAAGCTGGCGACCCTTGGTTTGCCGCTGGCGGCCGTGCAAAAAGCCCTTGAAGAGCAGAACGCGGTATCGACGGCAGGTTTTTTTGAAACGCCCACCGAGCGCGTGCAACTGCGCGTGAGCGGTAATTTCAAAACGGTCGAAGAGATCGAGCGTTTCCCCATTCGCGTCGGCGAGCGCACTTTACGCATCAGCGATGTGGCTGATGTGCGTCGCGGATTCAATGATCCGCCGGCGCCGCGCATGCGCTTTATGGGTCAGGACGCAATTGGTCTGGCCGTGGCAATGAAGGACGGCGGCGATATTCTGGTGCTGGGCAAGGCACTGGATGCCGAGTTTGAACGCATCCAGAAAAACCTGCCGGCGGGTATGCAACTGGGCAAGGTGTCTGATCAACCCGCGGCGGTGAAAACCAGCGTTGGCGAGTTCGTGCAGGTGCTGGTCGAAGCGCTGGTCATCGTTCTGCTGGTGAGTTTTTTCTCATTGGGCGTGCGTACCGGCATGGTGGTGGCGCTGACCATTCCGCTGGTGCTGGCCATGACCTTTGCCGCCATGCATTACTTCGGCATCGGCCTGCACAAGATCTCGCTGGGGGCGCTGGTACTGGCGCTGGGCCTGCTGGTCGATGACGCGATCATCGCTGTGGAAATGATGGCGATCAAAATGGAGCAGGGCTACGACAGGCTCAAGGCCGCAAGTTTTGCCTGGACCAGCACGGCGTTCCCGATGCTTACCGGTACGTTGATTACAGCTGCGGGCTTTTTGCCAATTGCGATGGCGCAGTCGAGCACCGGCGAATACACCCGCTCGATTTTCCAGGTGGTAACCATTGCCCTGCTGGCGTCATGGGTGGCTGCAGTGGTGTTTGTGCCCTATCTGGGCGCGCTGTTGTTGCCGGACCTGGCGAAGATTCATGCGGCCAAACACGGCACCGGGGCTGGCGTGCCTGACCCCTACGCGACGCCGTTTTACCAGCGCGTACGGCGGTTGGTGGAGTGGTGCGTCACCCGGCGCAAAACCGTGATTGCCCTGACCGCGCTGGTGTTTGTGGGCTCGGTGGTGCTGTTCAAGTTTGTACCGCAGCAGTTCTTCCCGGCGTCCAGCCGGCTGGAGCTGATGGTCGACATGAAGCTGGCCGAAGGCGCTTCGTTGAGCAACACCACCGATCAGGTCAAGCAGCTCGAAGCACTGCTCAAGGATCACCCGGGCATCGAGAACTATGTGGCTTACGCGGGCACCGGTTCGCCACGCTATTACCTGCCTCTGGACCAGCAACTGCCAGCGGCAAGCTTTGCCCAGTTCGTGGTATTGGCCAAAACCATCGAAGACCGGGAAAGCCTGCGCACCTGGTTGATCGACACCCTTAATGAGCAGTTCCCGACCATCCGTTCGCGGGTGACGCGCCTGGAAAACGGCCCGCCTGTGGGCTATCCGGTGCAGTTCCGGGTGACCGGCGAGCATATCGAAGAGGTACGGGCGCTGGCGCGCAAGGTTGCGGCCCAAGTGCGGGGCAACCCCCATGTGGTCAACGTGCACCTGGACTGGGAAGAGCCGAGCAAGGTGGTCAACCTCAATATCGATCAGGACCGCGCGCGTGCCCTGGGAGTCAGCACGGCCAACCTGTCGCGCTTCTTGCAAAGCACCCTGCTGGGCTCGACGGTCAGCCAGTACCGCGAAGACAACGAGTTGATCGAAATTCTCCTACGCGGCACACCGCAGGAACGCACTGAACTTGCTCTGCTGCCGAGTCTGGCGGTGCCCACCGACAATGGCCAGAGCGTTGCCCTGTCGCAGATCGCGACCCTGGAATATGGCTTTGAAGAAGGCATTATCTGGCACCGCAATCGCCTGCCGACCGTGACCGTGCGGGCGGATATCTACGGCAAGGAGCAACCGGCGACCCTGGTGCAGCAGATCCTGCCGACCCTGGAGGGCGTGCGTGCCGAACTGCCGGATGGCTATTTGCTGGAAGTGGGCGGCACCGTCGAAGACTCCACCCGTGGCCAGGACTCGGTGAAAGCCGGTGTGCCGCTGTTTATCGTGGTGGTGCTGACATTGCTGATGGTGCAGCTGCGCAGTTTCTCGCGCATGGTCATGGTATTCCTGACGGCGCCTTTGGGTCTGATCGGGGTGACATTGTTCCTGCTGTTGTTTGGCAAGCCGTTTGGTTTTGTGGCAATGCTGGGCACCATCGCATTGTCGGGGATGATCATGCGCAACTCGGTGATCCTGGTGGATCAGATCGAGCAGGACAAGGCGGCGGGGCTGGACCCGTGGCGGGCGGTGATTGAAGCGACAGTGCGGCGTTTTCGGCCGATTGTGCTGACCGCGCTGGCGGCGGTGCTGGCGATGATTCCGCTGTCACGCAGCGTGTTCTTCGGGCCGATGGCGGTGGCCATTATGGGCGGGCTGATCGTGGCAACTGTGCTGACGCTGCTGTTCTTGCCGGCGCTGTATGCGGCGTGGTTCAAGGTCAGGAAGGTCTAG